From a region of the Thalassospira sp. TSL5-1 genome:
- a CDS encoding NAD-glutamate dehydrogenase, whose product MKARTDDPKREVIDKVVEQVHLRLTGDVAKNAEAFVRLFYKNVPPDDMAGRSIDTLYGAALTLFKFAQKRPGDKAAKIRVYNPDLEEHGWKSDHTVIEIINTDMPFLVDSVTSALNEFDATVHLVIHPIIRIARDDNNALQSVSSVEESEAPRESVMHVEIDEQTDKTTLQAIHDRLEDVLTDVALAVQDWQPMMSRVKEVLSQIEQAPEGISENAVQETRDFLEWLYDDHFTLLGYREYRFSGEGKKAKVDVNTDSQLGILRREGTHIFDELRQLGKLSPEVQDFVTKPNLLLVTKANKQSTVHRAVHLDTVVVKQFDETGKVIGQHLFVGLFTSVAYNLSPRLIPLLRMKLDETVKRAGFPPNSHDGKALVNILETFPRDELFQIELDDLYHICMGILHLQERQRIALFVRRDAFERFVSCQIFCPRDRFTTKLRMNFQRVVEEAFNGKVSAHYTQIGDSPLARLHVLVKTTPGELPEYDVPDIEKRLVEAARDWNDTMRQVLVREMGEEKGLTLYRRYGESFAIDYQDRFSVDTAVLDIERFEEVLKSNDLRVNLYRPIEAAENELRFKIYNPAAPVPLSDVLPMLENMGLKVITENPFAVTPRDGSVGVRIHDFGVIVDGEFVLHEVRNKFQELFVRMWHGEVENDAFNRLVLLGGLDWREVVVLRTYARYMRQTGSAFSQDYLAKTLANNSALATSLVELFIARFDPDRDNGVEAEIAAIESDILARLDDVMNPDEDRILRAFLNLVQSSLRTNYFQVGEDGNPKPYLSIKFNSAEVEDLPLPRPWREVFVYSPRVEAVHLRGGPVARGGIRWSDRQEDFRTEILGLVKAQMVKNAVIVPVGSKGGFVVKRPPVDGTREAFLEEGIECYKTLMRGLLDITDNIVAGKVVAPERVRRLDEDDPYLVVAADKGTATFSDIANGVARDYGFWLDDAFASGGSQGYDHKKMGITARGAWESVKRHFREIGKDIQQEPFTVVGVGDMSGDVFGNGMLLSEQIRLIAAFNHMHIFVDPDPDPATSFAERKRLFEMPRSTWADYDEKLLSRGGAIFDRRAKSLDPSPEVRKVLGLGSDKVTPADMMKAILKARVELLWFGGIGTYIKAGSETNADAGDRANDAIRINGADVKAQVIGEGANLGCTQRGRIEYAHSGGRLNTDAIDNAGGVNCSDHEVNIKILLGEVVANGDMTEKQRNKLLEDMTEEVGELVQRDNYVQSQAISNIYAGGGDALDAQVRLIRMLEREGRLNREIEFLPDEEEITRRFNAHEGLTRPEISVLMPYAKLWLYDEVLNSDLPDDPILVEELVRYFPTPLRKKYADAVSHHRLRREIIATVGINSLVNRVGGTFVHDMMEATGFSAVDVSRGYLITRAVFGLREIWAGIEDLDNVVAAQVQTEMFKDVGRMVEDVTLWFLRHCEELNVGEKIERFRPQVTRVIEAFDEIIPGDAAIRSTLKHRVDHLKKQNVPLDLAKRVAAMQQMVAVCDIVRIAEASERDVLEVGATYFAVGARFQLGLLRTAADSVEAETHWQKLARNAAIDDLFGHQRELTRVVLSEDSEGAIGADAVEKWVENHKRGTQRCDELIDELRAVGQIDLAMITVANRQIRSLIGG is encoded by the coding sequence ATGAAAGCCCGAACCGACGACCCGAAACGGGAAGTCATTGACAAAGTTGTCGAGCAAGTTCACCTGCGATTGACAGGCGATGTGGCGAAGAATGCAGAAGCGTTCGTTCGCCTTTTTTATAAGAACGTACCGCCCGATGATATGGCGGGTCGTTCGATTGATACGCTGTATGGCGCTGCCCTGACGCTTTTCAAATTTGCCCAGAAGCGTCCGGGGGACAAGGCTGCCAAGATCCGGGTTTACAACCCCGATCTCGAGGAACATGGCTGGAAATCCGATCATACCGTCATCGAGATCATTAATACCGACATGCCATTTCTGGTGGATTCGGTAACCTCCGCGCTGAACGAATTTGATGCCACCGTTCATTTGGTGATCCATCCGATTATCCGTATCGCGCGGGACGATAATAATGCTTTGCAGTCTGTCAGCAGTGTTGAAGAGTCCGAAGCGCCGCGCGAATCGGTGATGCACGTTGAAATTGACGAGCAGACAGACAAAACCACCCTTCAGGCTATCCATGATCGCCTTGAAGATGTCCTGACCGATGTGGCCCTTGCGGTGCAGGACTGGCAGCCAATGATGTCTCGGGTAAAGGAAGTCCTTTCCCAGATTGAACAGGCGCCCGAGGGCATTTCTGAAAATGCGGTGCAGGAAACCCGCGATTTTCTGGAATGGCTCTATGACGACCATTTTACCCTGTTGGGGTATCGCGAATATAGATTCAGCGGTGAAGGCAAAAAGGCCAAAGTGGATGTCAATACCGACAGCCAGTTGGGCATTTTGCGTCGTGAAGGCACCCATATTTTTGATGAACTGCGCCAGTTGGGCAAACTTTCGCCCGAGGTGCAGGATTTTGTCACCAAACCGAACCTGTTGCTGGTGACAAAGGCGAACAAGCAATCCACCGTCCACCGGGCGGTGCATCTTGACACCGTGGTGGTCAAACAGTTTGACGAAACCGGCAAGGTAATTGGCCAGCATCTGTTTGTGGGTCTGTTTACCTCGGTTGCCTATAACCTGAGCCCCAGGCTGATTCCGCTTTTGCGCATGAAGCTGGATGAAACCGTCAAACGGGCCGGGTTCCCGCCCAATAGCCACGATGGCAAGGCGCTGGTCAATATTTTGGAAACCTTCCCGCGGGATGAACTGTTCCAGATTGAACTGGATGACCTCTATCATATTTGTATGGGCATTCTGCATTTGCAGGAACGTCAGCGTATTGCCCTGTTTGTGCGGCGTGATGCGTTTGAACGGTTTGTTTCCTGTCAGATTTTCTGCCCGCGCGACCGTTTCACCACCAAGCTTCGGATGAATTTCCAGCGTGTGGTTGAAGAGGCCTTTAACGGCAAGGTTTCGGCCCATTACACCCAGATTGGTGATTCCCCGCTGGCACGTTTGCATGTGCTGGTTAAAACCACGCCGGGTGAATTGCCTGAATATGACGTTCCGGACATTGAAAAACGTCTGGTTGAAGCTGCCCGCGACTGGAACGACACCATGCGCCAGGTTCTGGTGCGCGAAATGGGCGAAGAAAAGGGCCTGACCCTGTATCGCCGGTATGGTGAGTCCTTTGCCATTGATTATCAGGACCGTTTTTCGGTGGATACGGCGGTTCTGGATATCGAACGTTTTGAAGAGGTGCTGAAGTCGAACGATTTGCGGGTCAACCTGTATCGTCCGATTGAAGCGGCCGAAAACGAACTGCGCTTTAAAATCTATAATCCTGCTGCTCCGGTGCCGCTTTCTGATGTGTTGCCGATGCTGGAAAATATGGGGTTGAAGGTGATCACGGAAAACCCGTTTGCGGTAACACCGCGTGACGGGTCGGTGGGTGTTCGCATTCACGATTTTGGCGTCATCGTTGATGGCGAGTTTGTGCTGCATGAAGTGCGCAACAAGTTCCAGGAACTGTTTGTCCGCATGTGGCATGGCGAAGTTGAAAACGATGCCTTTAACCGTTTGGTGCTGCTGGGCGGGCTGGACTGGCGTGAAGTCGTGGTCTTGCGCACTTATGCCCGTTACATGCGCCAGACGGGTTCGGCCTTCTCGCAGGACTATCTGGCAAAAACGCTGGCCAATAATTCCGCACTGGCAACATCGCTGGTCGAATTGTTCATTGCCCGCTTTGACCCGGACCGTGACAACGGCGTGGAAGCCGAAATCGCCGCGATTGAAAGCGATATTCTCGCCCGTCTTGATGATGTGATGAACCCGGATGAGGACCGTATCTTGCGGGCCTTCCTTAATCTGGTGCAATCGAGCCTGCGCACCAACTATTTCCAGGTGGGCGAAGATGGCAATCCCAAGCCTTATTTGTCGATCAAGTTCAATTCGGCCGAGGTAGAAGATTTGCCCCTGCCACGCCCGTGGCGGGAAGTGTTTGTTTATTCCCCGCGTGTTGAAGCCGTGCATTTGCGCGGTGGCCCGGTGGCGCGTGGTGGTATTCGCTGGTCGGACCGCCAGGAAGATTTCCGCACCGAAATTCTCGGCCTGGTCAAGGCGCAGATGGTCAAGAATGCCGTGATCGTGCCGGTGGGTTCCAAGGGCGGTTTTGTCGTCAAACGTCCTCCAGTGGATGGCACGCGCGAGGCCTTTTTGGAAGAAGGCATCGAATGTTACAAAACCCTAATGCGCGGCCTGTTGGACATCACCGACAATATTGTGGCCGGTAAAGTCGTTGCCCCGGAACGGGTGCGTCGCCTGGATGAGGATGATCCCTATCTGGTGGTTGCTGCCGATAAGGGTACCGCGACATTCTCGGACATCGCCAATGGTGTGGCGCGGGATTATGGCTTCTGGCTCGATGATGCCTTTGCGTCGGGCGGATCGCAGGGCTATGACCACAAGAAAATGGGCATTACGGCCCGTGGTGCGTGGGAATCGGTCAAGCGGCATTTCCGCGAAATTGGCAAGGACATCCAGCAGGAACCCTTCACCGTTGTTGGTGTGGGCGATATGTCGGGTGACGTTTTTGGCAATGGCATGTTGCTGTCCGAACAGATCCGTCTGATCGCGGCCTTTAACCACATGCACATTTTTGTCGATCCTGACCCGGACCCGGCCACCAGCTTTGCCGAACGCAAACGCCTGTTTGAGATGCCGCGTTCGACCTGGGCCGATTACGATGAAAAGCTGCTGTCCAGGGGCGGGGCGATTTTTGACCGCCGGGCCAAAAGCCTGGACCCGTCACCCGAAGTCCGCAAGGTGCTTGGTCTTGGCAGTGACAAGGTCACACCGGCTGACATGATGAAGGCCATTTTGAAGGCCAGGGTCGAACTGCTGTGGTTTGGCGGTATTGGTACCTATATCAAGGCCGGGAGCGAAACCAATGCCGATGCGGGCGACCGCGCCAATGATGCCATTCGCATCAATGGGGCCGATGTAAAGGCACAGGTTATTGGCGAAGGGGCCAACCTTGGCTGTACCCAGCGCGGGCGTATTGAATATGCCCATTCTGGCGGCCGTTTGAACACCGATGCCATCGACAATGCCGGTGGTGTTAACTGTTCGGACCACGAGGTCAATATCAAGATCCTGCTGGGCGAAGTGGTTGCCAATGGTGACATGACGGAAAAGCAGCGCAACAAGCTGCTGGAAGACATGACCGAAGAGGTGGGTGAACTGGTTCAGCGCGATAATTATGTGCAAAGCCAGGCCATTTCCAACATCTATGCCGGCGGAGGCGATGCGCTTGATGCCCAGGTGCGTTTGATCCGCATGCTGGAACGGGAAGGGCGTCTTAATCGGGAAATTGAATTTTTGCCCGATGAAGAGGAAATCACCCGTCGTTTCAATGCCCATGAAGGTTTGACCCGACCGGAAATTTCGGTGCTGATGCCCTATGCCAAATTGTGGCTGTATGACGAAGTGCTGAATTCCGACTTGCCGGATGATCCGATCCTGGTCGAGGAACTGGTGCGCTATTTCCCGACCCCGCTGCGTAAAAAATACGCCGATGCAGTGTCGCATCATCGTTTGCGGCGTGAAATCATTGCCACTGTCGGTATTAACAGCCTGGTCAACCGTGTTGGCGGGACGTTTGTGCATGACATGATGGAAGCCACCGGGTTTTCGGCGGTGGATGTATCACGCGGTTATCTGATCACGCGGGCGGTGTTTGGTCTGCGTGAAATCTGGGCCGGGATCGAAGATCTGGATAATGTCGTTGCGGCCCAGGTACAGACCGAAATGTTCAAGGATGTCGGCCGCATGGTCGAAGACGTGACATTGTGGTTCCTGCGGCATTGCGAAGAACTGAATGTGGGCGAGAAAATCGAGCGTTTCCGTCCGCAAGTCACCCGTGTGATCGAAGCTTTTGACGAGATCATTCCGGGCGATGCGGCCATTCGCAGCACGCTTAAGCACCGTGTCGATCATCTGAAAAAGCAGAATGTGCCTTTGGATTTGGCAAAACGTGTGGCGGCGATGCAGCAGATGGTTGCGGTTTGCGATATCGTTCGCATTGCCGAGGCTTCCGAACGCGACGTTCTGGAAGTGGGAGCGACCTATTTTGCGGTTGGCGCGCGCTTCCAGTTGGGTCTTTTGCGCACGGCAGCCGATTCGGTTGAAGCCGAAACCCATTGGCAGAAACTGGCCCGCAATGCCGCGATTGATGACCTGTTTGGTCATCAGCGCGAACTGACCCGGGTGGTTCTGAGCGAAGACAGTGAAGGTGCCATCGGTGCCGATGCCGTTGAAAAATGGGTGGAAAATCATAAACGCGGTACGCAGCGGTGTGACGAGTTGATTGATGAACTGCGTGCTGTTGGCCAGATCGATCTTGCCATGATCACGGTTGCCAACCGTCAGATCAGAAGCCTGATTGGCGGGTAA
- the htpX gene encoding zinc metalloprotease HtpX has protein sequence MNYVRTGMLLAGITALFGVVGMMIGGQQGMIIALLFAGGMNIFAYWNSDSMVLRMRRAQEVDENTAPELVGIVRQLAQRAELPMPKVYIIDNPQPNAFATGRNPEHAAVAATTGLLQLLNANQIAGVMAHELAHVKNRDTLTMTITATLAGAISALANFAMFAGIFGGHRENNNNPLGGFGMILMALLAPLAAGLVQMAISRTREYEADRIGAEICGHPLWLADALARLDHGVHSVPNPDAERNPATAHMYIANPLSGKGMDNLFATHPSMENRIAKLREMAGSPHSQPRRRQRPWG, from the coding sequence ATGAATTATGTGCGGACCGGAATGCTGCTGGCGGGGATTACCGCGCTTTTTGGCGTGGTCGGCATGATGATTGGCGGCCAGCAGGGTATGATCATTGCGCTGTTATTTGCCGGTGGCATGAATATTTTTGCCTATTGGAATTCCGATAGCATGGTGCTGCGCATGCGCCGTGCGCAAGAGGTCGATGAAAACACCGCCCCCGAACTGGTGGGTATTGTGCGCCAGTTGGCACAGCGTGCGGAACTGCCTATGCCCAAGGTTTATATCATCGACAATCCCCAGCCCAATGCCTTTGCGACCGGGCGCAACCCCGAACATGCGGCGGTTGCAGCCACCACCGGGCTGTTGCAGTTGTTGAATGCCAATCAGATTGCCGGGGTGATGGCCCACGAGTTGGCCCATGTTAAAAACCGCGATACCCTGACCATGACCATTACGGCAACGCTGGCAGGCGCCATTTCGGCGCTGGCAAATTTTGCCATGTTTGCCGGTATCTTTGGGGGGCATCGCGAAAACAACAATAACCCGCTGGGCGGCTTTGGTATGATTTTGATGGCCTTGCTGGCCCCGCTGGCCGCTGGCTTGGTACAAATGGCAATATCGCGCACCCGCGAATATGAAGCCGACCGGATCGGGGCGGAAATTTGCGGGCATCCGCTTTGGCTGGCTGATGCGCTGGCACGGCTGGATCACGGGGTGCATAGTGTGCCCAACCCCGATGCCGAACGGAACCCGGCAACCGCGCATATGTATATTGCCAATCCCCTGTCGGGCAAGGGCATGGACAATCTGTTTGCCACCCACCCGTCAATGGAAAACCGGATTGCCAAATTGCGTGAGATGGCAGGATCGCCCCATAGCCAGCCCCGCAGGCGCCAGCGCCCCTGGGGGTAA
- a CDS encoding Bax inhibitor-1/YccA family protein: MAFETQRRGYSVSAGQSAADIDAGLRTYMLRVYNYMASALALTGIVALAAASSPAFMQAVFGSGLSWVVMLAPFALVLVLSFGIHKMSMPAAQAVFWAYAALMGLSLSSIFLVYTGESIARTFFITAGTFGAMSLYGYTTKKDLSGWGSFLFMGLIGLIIASVVNIFLGSTMLQFVISAAGVLIFTGLTAYDTQRIKESYWEGDDTTTAGKKAIFGALQLYLDFINLFIMLLRFFGNARN; this comes from the coding sequence ATGGCTTTCGAAACGCAACGACGTGGCTATTCTGTCTCGGCTGGCCAGTCGGCGGCCGACATTGATGCCGGTCTTCGGACCTATATGCTGCGCGTCTATAACTATATGGCGTCTGCGCTGGCCCTGACGGGGATCGTCGCGCTGGCCGCTGCAAGCAGCCCGGCTTTCATGCAGGCTGTGTTCGGCTCGGGTCTTTCCTGGGTCGTCATGCTGGCACCGTTTGCGCTGGTCTTGGTTCTTAGCTTTGGCATTCACAAAATGAGCATGCCTGCCGCACAGGCCGTGTTCTGGGCCTATGCCGCCCTGATGGGACTGTCGCTGTCCTCGATCTTTCTGGTGTATACCGGTGAAAGCATCGCGCGCACCTTCTTCATCACCGCAGGTACTTTTGGTGCCATGAGCCTTTATGGCTACACCACCAAAAAGGATCTGTCGGGTTGGGGTAGCTTCCTGTTCATGGGTTTGATCGGCCTGATCATTGCCAGCGTGGTTAACATCTTCCTTGGCAGCACGATGTTGCAGTTTGTCATTTCGGCCGCCGGTGTTCTGATCTTTACCGGTCTGACCGCTTATGACACCCAGCGCATCAAGGAAAGCTACTGGGAAGGTGACGACACCACCACCGCAGGCAAAAAGGCCATCTTTGGTGCCCTGCAGCTGTATCTCGATTTCATCAACCTGTTCATCATGCTGCTGCGTTTCTTTGGTAACGCACGCAACTAA